One window from the genome of Alnus glutinosa chromosome 13, dhAlnGlut1.1, whole genome shotgun sequence encodes:
- the LOC133855061 gene encoding protein INAPERTURATE POLLEN1, whose translation MLKALFPRKKTSRPLKDYHSDWFKTLKNTLLPLLRSSISDSSPTLLSTHVEMLHHHIQSYYHALDLAASHDIAQLLFPDWRNSLEKPFLWLGDFHPYLFTNVLRSFLGDTDTDDKNNVFLKVGGKNCEFFDKPWEIAMAWKAPSKILMSRIDQIECGLRLMVPALVDRVRNAQGGFMKRVVEHWVWCEGKRDAARALIGDAVAAEMEEMVSVFLDANRLRRSVLAEIISATNVYQAALFLVGLAQFIVGLRDPDLLGEFERCNTPLNKPTRAGAL comes from the coding sequence ATGCTCAAAGCCTTGTTCCCCCGCAAGAAAACCTCGCGGCCCTTGAAGGATTACCACTCAGACTGGTTCAAAACCCTGAAGAACACCCTCCTACCCCTCCTCCGCTCCTCCATCTCCGATTCCTCTCCCACCCTCCTATCCACCCACGTGGAAATGCTCCACCACCACATCCAGTCCTACTACCACGCCCTCGACCTCGCCGCCTCCCATGACATTGCTCAGCTCCTCTTCCCCGACTGGCGCAATTCCCTCGAGAAGCCTTTCCTCTGGCTCGGCGATTTCCATCCCTACCTCTTCACTAACGTCCTGCGTTCATTCCTTGGTGACACCGACACCGATGACAAAAACAATGTTTTCCTCAAAGTGGGTGGAAAGAATTGCGAGTTTTTTGACAAACCGTGGGAAATTGCCATGGCATGGAAAGCCCCAAGTAAAATCTTGATGTCCCGGATAGATCAGATTGAGTGTGGACTAAGGCTGATGGTGCCCGCATTGGTGGACCGCGTGAGGAATGCGCAGGGGGGCTTCATGAAGCGCGTGGTGGAGCATTGGGTCTGGTGCGAGGGGAAGAGGGACGCGGCTAGAGCATTGATCGGGGACGCGGTGGCAGCCGAGATGGAGGAGATGGTGAGCGTGTTCTTGGACGCCAATAGGCTCAGGAGGAGCGTTCTCGCGGAGATTATCAGTGCCACAAATGTGTATCAGGCGGCTCTCTTTCTTGTAGGGCTTGCCCAATTCATTGTTGGGTTGAGGGACCCTGATTTGCTCGGGGAATTCGAAAGGTGCAACACGCCTCTCAACAAACCAACCCGTGCTGGCGCgctttga